One Primulina eburnea isolate SZY01 chromosome 4, ASM2296580v1, whole genome shotgun sequence genomic window, TGATATTTTTTACTATACGAAGTCTTGGATTATTCCTTAACTATTGTATCAGAATTATTGTGGCAATCAATTGGAAGCGGTACCATTTATGTACACATCCATTGCATATATGGATTGTAGTGAGTGATCTTTAAGCTTTTGAAACGAGTTAAGGATATGCCATCTATGTTGGATGAGACTTGAGGTTATAACTAAATGTTTTGCATTATTTCTCTTCCCTTTATTAGGTAGACTACACCGCAGTGTTTGTTTTCCGGCTCTTGATGTTTGTGGATAATGGACTGGCTGGTGGAATGGGGCTGTAAGACCTTGTTTCCTTTTGAGGTTTATTTTATAAGTAGCCATCGAATTGTATATAGGTAATAGAAATATCTATTTAAGGATGGGAAGCCTTTGATTAATAATCCTCTCGGTATTTTACCGACCTGAAAACTGTCATGGTTAATATTAAGCTTTATTTAGTAAGTTATAATACGACAAAAACGAAAGTTGTTACACTATACGGATATTAGAGTTCTGCTTATTTGTCAAGAAGTAACAATGACTTGCAACTTGGAGTTGTACAATTATCTCCTCTTCACCCTCTCGTAAGTTTGGGTTTATTTCTCATTGTTAGAAGCTTTATAATTTGTACTGTATTCGAAATGGCATCAGGGATCTTGGTTGGCAGCAGAGATACACACGATTTTGTGGAAGGCTTGTTGTGCTTTCCATTCTTGCTCTTCTCTTATACCCCTTCCTTTGGACTTGGACTGTTATTGGTACCCTATGGTTCTCTAGTGCTAGAGACTGTGTAAGTATATTTTCTATTTCTGTTCCAAGTAGGAGATCGTGCATTATATACCCAATcttgaaaaaatataaaaatgtggAAACATTCACAGTTGCCTGAAGAAGGTCAGAAGTGGGGCTTCCTTATTTGGTTGCTTTTCAGCTATTGTGGACTTGTGTGCATTACTGGCATCTCTTTGGGAATGGTTGGTTTCAGTTTTGACAATATTTTACTCTCCAACAAGTTTTATATTCCTGCTTCGAGATGTTACCTGGAATTTTCtgtgtaaaatattttattgaaaacAGGTTATGCGCATGGATTGCCCCATGAAAGCTTTCCGATTCTCAAGTCATGCTTGGGTTTGCAAACCAAAAGATGGGGGGTTGGGATTGGGGAATATTCGCTTGAGGGACAAGGCATTTTTACGGAAATGCTGGTGGAGATGTTCTGTGCAGAGGGAACCTTTGTGGACAAAAGTTATAAGAGCATTTATGGATTGCAAGATAATGGTTGGGACGTGAGGTTGGCAAGGAATAGGACTTTTAGAAATCCTTGGAAATTTATCCCTCGATCTTGCCCGGCTTTTCATCTTTTAGTTAGGGTGGTGTTCAAAGAGGAGAATATCGTTCGTTTTTGGGAAGACACTTGGTGCGGGGTTTCGTCGTTCAAAGATCTTTTTCCATCTCTTTTCTAGATCTGAGTCATAACAAACCTATTAACAATTTTATATGTGAGGTGGACTTCCCAGTTAATTCCACCCATGCTTGGGATCTGCGCTTCAGAAGGGCTTTGAATGAGGTTGAAATTGATGAGTTGAGTACTTTGTGAGGGGTTTTAGACACTGTTCATTTGGAATTGGGTAGGGTGGATTTTAGGGTTTGTTTGGGAGACTTTTCAGAGTCTTTTTCTGCCATATCTTTTTGTGACTTTTTTCCCGGTCAGTAATTTTCCTAATTTCTCTTATTTTTATAATATCTGGAGAGAACGTATCTCAAATAAGGTTCAAATTTTATTGTGGACCATGGCTTTGGGAAAATTGCAGAATTGTGATTCTGTGCAAAGAAGATGACCTAACTGTAAATTATGTCCAAACTGGTTTACACTTTTCCGGATCAAAGAGGAAAATCAAGATTACTTACTTTTGTATTGTTTCTTCACAAGTGGAATTTGGAACAGTGCAATTGCAGGAATTGAGTATGGAGTGGATATTTCCAAGAACGACGCATTATATGTTTCTTTTGGACTCGGGATTACGTAACGGATGGAAATGTCAAACTTTTTGGAATGTGTTAGTTCATTGCCTTTTTTGGTCAATTTGGTTGGAGTGGAGCAAAATAATATTCAACTATATAGCAGAGTGTATAGACAAGGTCTGGGAAAAGCTAAGATTTAGGGTTGCTAGTTGGAATAGAAAGCTTGTAGAGTTTAATCATTTTTCTATCTCATATCTAGTCAGGGATTGAAAACTTTTATGTTATTGACGACATTGTAGTCTTTCTTGTATTGTGCTTTTGCGGATATCTTATCCTCCTGCCCGTAATTTGTTTTCCTATTTTAATATGATTTCGtttcatataaaaaataattaatacatTAAGGATTAGAAAGGCGAATAGTGGAATAATTGCCCCTCCCACAGCTTTTGCTAGTGGCCTTTTGTTTTCCTTTGTGTTCTTTTACTTGTGGAGAAATCTCTCTCAAGACCTCAAATGCTATATGCTTGAACGTACTATAAAGATGTAATAACAATGGGCATCCGGATCTTATGCTTCGTTCCTCATTTATTTCAGTGGTTAACAAGAAGACAGGCACATCAATTGCGTGCACAACAGGGGATTCCTGTTTCAGAATATGGAGTAAGCTCTTACAATTTCTTTTGCATCAATGATAGTAGGCATATTAACATATGGTTACGATTAAGAAAATATGTTCTGAATTAAGAAAATATATACATCGGTGGAGTACACGAAAGTCAGTCCTGGGGATCCAGGCTATGGATTCACAAAGACGGTGCTTTTTATTCATCTTggtgttattttattaaattttgatcTTGATTATAAACTAATGTTTGTGAGATGTTATGGCAATGTCTTGTCATTAAAATCATTTCTCAATGCAcgacattttattttttaattgacCTGCTTGAATGTTGAATCTGACTTCAGGTTTTGGTAGACTTGGTTAGAGTGCCAGATTGGGCTCTCGAAGCTGCTGGCCAAGAAATGAGAGGGATGGGTCAAGATTCCACTCCTTATCAACCTGGACTGTATTTGACCACTGCTCAGGTAACAAGCGACTTGCTTCAAAAATTTCGCAGTATGGGTCGACCGACTAAATTAACTGGTGTCGTTCTTTTATCAATTTTCAGTAATTTATGGTTGGCTTTGGATTGAGATTTAAGTTAAACATGTGCGATTATTGTTACTAAATCACCTGATCAGATAAATATCTGCTGCTTCATTTTGTTTTAGTTCCGATTTGGTTTTTCTTATATGCACTCACTTTAACAAGCTTTCTCCAAaacttttgaaaattttattgtgACATGCAGAGAGAAGCAGTGGAGGCGCTCATTCAAGAACTTCCAAAGTTCAGGATGAAAGCTGTGCCTACCGATTGCAGCGAGTGTCTTATATGTTTGGAAGAATTTCATGTGGGAAATGAGGTAATTATGTTTATCCGaatgtaaaaataattttagttaCAAAAAGTTGAATTTTTCGTTTGAAAATGTCATCGTTATTCAATAATTTCACTAGTAAAAGAGGTGGAGCGCGGGGGAAGGGGTGGTGTTGCCAACCCCCTCTGGTTTTTTCTTAAAACTGGTTTTATTTTTGTGTACAATTAATGTTAATCTTGTGTGTTCCCTCCCCGTAAAGGAGAATCCTGGTTCTGCTACTCCTTCTCACTAGACACCATACAGGTTCGTGGACTTCCTTGTGCTCACAACTTTCACGTGGAATGTATAGATGAGTGGCTCCGGCTAAACGTAAAATGCCCTAGATGCCGTTGCTCTGTCTTTCCTAATCTCGATCTAAGTGCAATATCTAGCATTCACACTGATCCAGAGAGGTCGTCTTCCAATGTTATTACAACTACTCGATATGCAAGAAACCAAACTCCTAGTCAGAGATATCTTCTAAGGTTACAGGGTTTGCTCCGTCCTGTCAGCGCTGAGAATTCTTCATCTGGCAGCGATGCAGATGGTGCCTCAGCACCATCAAGCAGAGGGATCCAAGCGGCCACTCACAATGTGGAAATAGGGGAACAGGTGCAAGTGGTTGTTGAAGAGTCGTCCCTGCACCAATCTTGATCTATTTTTTGTGGTCTCAGACTGCTTTGAGTATGGTTTAACCACGTGGGATTACACCAGTTGTGATTAAGAAAAAAATACTGATGTTGATACTCCTGGGGAAACCATAGTGATGTATTTTGTTCAGTGAGAGAACTATTGTAGTGTATGTAGAATTTGTGTTCTATCGTGTAATGATGTGCTCGACCATATATCAGTAGCTCTCTTCTGTGCTTCTTGTTCACGAGATCCATCGAATATTTTTAAGGTGTAGGGGCACACAGAAAAGCCGACAATCCATGCCTAAGAAATACGAGTTTTGTTTTCTCAAATTATGATAAACTTTCATTTCTTGCTATGTCTCAAATTCATGGACACCATACCATACTTGTTAGAAAGTGGAATGCCACGCATTTTTCTTGGCGACTTCTCAAGCGCACATAAAGTGGTAGGAAAGCCATCTTAGGTTCTCTCCattttggttaatttttttaaaacatattaGTCTCTGTCTCATGTACTACGTTCGAGCCTGGCTTGTATAAAATCTGACGATGGAGAATCCACGACGAAGAATAAAGAGAAAAGCCGAAAGAATTTGCTGGACTCCCAGAACGAGAATATAAAAAGGTGGGATTCCACTCGCTTTTACGATAACCATTTTTTTCCACAAGAAATTTGGTATTTGAACTCTGGACTGCCCCACACCCAATCAACGGTCCAGATCATTtcagggggggggggggaatttttaaaaaaaaaaaaaaccgaggGCCAGaaaaattctggcccttggatctgccctctgcaggcactgcctgcagaGGCAGGGTCGAATTTTCCGTAAGATTTTTGTATTTAGGAAAACGTTTTTGCCGAAGCTACAAAATACAAATTACTCTATATCGGTTCTTCATTAGGAAATTAATGTTGTATTTGAATCAATGTATTTAAGATGATGAATATCAAATCTATTAATTATAAATTCTACCATTCATTTGTTTGTTGAATTCACTCCATATCAAATTatgtaattttaataataattatggtCGATTTCAaataaacccaaaataaaataaattattgtgaaatatttaaaaaaaaaataatggcACTTGAATCTTTCCCACTTGTATGTCACAAGCTTGTCACCTGGATAAAGTGATACCGCACCAAACTAAAAAATTTTGTTAGTAACGCAACATGACAAAGCCACATAAAAATTTCCTTTAAATTTAGAATTCAATATTTATTTTGTGGTCGCTAATAAAAAGAAGCAATCAAATGAAAGCTAAATATGAAGAACCTACATCAACTTGTTCTAAATATACTTTGAGTGTGACTTAAAACGAAGACTATAATATAAAGAATATCAACTTGTCTAATGttctattattattttttaacatcaaGACAGTTTTTGATtgaatttatttcaaatatttaaagaaaaaacttgtgtgagacggtctcacgggttatattttgtgagacagatctcttatttgaatcattcatgaaaaaatattactttttatgctaagagtattactttttattgtgaatatcggtagtgtTGAAATttgtgaaactgtctcacaagagacctactcaatatTTGATGATagatcaaaaaataaaataatatttgttcTCTCtatctttaattattattttaatcgtGTTTCTAATCATTATTAATGAATTCAAATAGAATTTATGTATTAAAGAGAATATTCATGCACTGTAACGACGTCGTTAATGGTGGATTGGCATCCATCTCTCACACGGAATCAATTCCCTCTGCCTCACCGCGTTGCTTCCATCTTCTCTCCATGCATTACAAATTCAAAAGTTCCTTCGGTTTCTCTACTCTCCTTCTCTGTTCTTGCTTGCATCTTTCTATTTGtgttttttgaattttaatcTCGTTACTGGATCagaaattttgttgattttaatGGAAAACGAAGACACGGGAAGTAATCATGGCAAGAAAACGCCGCGAAGAAGCAGCAACGGTCACATATCCATGTCCGATACTGAGTCAACTACGAGTCGAGGAGATTCTTTCCACTCTCCACTTCGATCCGAATCGTCTCTTCGT contains:
- the LOC140829351 gene encoding E3 ubiquitin-protein ligase SIS3-like; the encoded protein is MAIRGVDFKWYDGFFLSMVATSIIIVAINWKRYHLCTHPLHIWIVVDYTAVFVFRLLMFVDNGLAGGMGLDLGWQQRYTRFCGRLVVLSILALLLYPFLWTWTVIGTLWFSSARDCLPEEGQKWGFLIWLLFSYCGLVCITGISLGMWLTRRQAHQLRAQQGIPVSEYGVLVDLVRVPDWALEAAGQEMRGMGQDSTPYQPGLYLTTAQREAVEALIQELPKFRMKAVPTDCSECLICLEEFHVGNEVRGLPCAHNFHVECIDEWLRLNVKCPRCRCSVFPNLDLSAISSIHTDPERSSSNVITTTRYARNQTPSQRYLLRLQGLLRPVSAENSSSGSDADGASAPSSRGIQAATHNVEIGEQVQVVVEESSLHQS